One segment of Podospora pseudopauciseta strain CBS 411.78 chromosome 5 map unlocalized CBS411.78m_5.2, whole genome shotgun sequence DNA contains the following:
- the CHO1 gene encoding CDP-diacylglycerol-serine O-phosphatidyltransferase (COG:I; BUSCO:EOG09263MR4; EggNog:ENOG503NU2S), which produces MSKRTSVAASGSAASCSNDANVSKSPALKDNKQDLLLSSDVGHFSLVRALHLADLITELNGLCGILSVFSSLRYCIATGPLASALNTEAHSTLYWALGFLPLGLFFDFFDGKVARWRKKSSMMGQELDSLADLISFGVAPASAAFAMGLRTPVDHLLLGFFVLCGLTRLARFNVTAAAIPKDATGKAKYFEGTPIPTTLATDAVMAYWISKGWIHEALPLGTLFTGTLLEFHPVALMFAIHGCLMCSKTIHIPKP; this is translated from the exons atgtCAAAGAGAACAAGCGTCGCGGCCTCCGGGTCTGCCGCCTCCTGTAGCAACGATGCCAACGTCTCCAAGTCGCCAGCGC TAAAAGACAACAAGcaagacctcctcctctcgtCCGATGTAGGCCACTTCTCCCTCGTTCGCGCCCTCCACCTGGCCGACCTCATCACCGAGCTCAACGGCCTCTGCGGCATCCTCTCCGTCTTTTCCTCTCTGCGGTACTGCATCGCCACGGGCCCCCTCGCCTCGGCGCTGAACACGGAAGCCCACTCGACGCTCTACTGGGCGCTGGGGTTCCTGCCTCTGGGCTTGTTCTTTGACTTTTTCGACGGTAAAGTTGCGCGGTGGAGGAAAAAGAGCAGCATGATGGGGCAGGAGCTGGATTCGCTTGCCGATCTT ATCTCGTTCGGCGTAGCCCCAGCCTCAGCCGCCTTCGCCATGGGCCTCCGCACACCAGtcgaccacctcctcctcggcttctTTGTCTTGTGCGGCCTGACGAGACTGGCCCGATTCAACGTcactgccgccgccatcccCAAGGACGCCACAGGAAAGGCAAAGTACTTTGAGGGAACCCCCATCCCTACAACGTTGGCTACCGACGCGGTGATGGCGTATTGGATCTCTAAAGGCTGGATTCACGAGGCGTTGCCTCTGGGCACTTTGTTCACGGGCACCCTCCTAGAGTTTCACCCGGTGGCGCTCATGTTTGCTATTCATGGGTGTTTGATGTGCAGCAAGACGATTCATATCCCTAAGCCTTAG
- a CDS encoding uncharacterized protein (MEROPS:MER0011194; COG:O; EggNog:ENOG503NZ75): MGPRKPPNKHPFYAPEDSSSLKHVTNAEDIKDFAPRRSGRATKKPSYPGDTEQEQAPAKTRKRKANNPALDEPEPEAEQDEGQQSGPDSDPDSEPEPELPEHVMKDIIAASLEPWKENELEEWDGWAEVVSDPKLFTDILRKLGVEDAEIREPLDLETLAATFESPVYGLVFLQSYRSMRQVWLPRQPDDKSDLWFSRQTATNACGTIALLNIVMNAKDLALGGKLSEFKEQSKDLSPPFRGNKVATSTFIRAAHNMHNSRLDLLNAVLELEQDAMRNKRARAAKRARGKAASANRRRSSGASSAAYHFVAFVPIGNGIWLFDGLDTEPGYICDIENPDNWLIDIQSTLEEYMRGRETECNLMALCGNTLTDSDNRAASRQNDFGLAIHEWIKRLSESGALDELVEN, encoded by the exons ATGGGTCCGAGAAAACCACCGAACAAGCATCCATTTTATGCACCAGAGGACTCCTCCTCTCTAAAACACGTCACCAACGCAGAGGATATTAAGGATTTCGCTCCTCGTCGCTCGGGTCGCGCGACTAAGAAGCCCAGCTATCCTGGTGATACCGAACAAGAGCAGGCGCCTGCGAAGACTAGAAAGCGGAAGGCAAATAACCCAGCACTTGATGAGCCGGAGCCTGAGGCAGAGCAGGATGAGGGGCAGCAATCTGGGCCCGACTCTGATCCTGACAGTGAACCTGAGCCCGAACTGCCCGAGCACGTGATGAAAGACATCATCGCGGCATCGCTCGAACCATGGAAAGAAAACGAATTGGAAGAGTGGGATGGTTGGGCAGAGGTGGTGTCGGATCCCAAGCTCTTCACCGACATCTTAAGAAAGCTGGGTGTTGAGGACGCAGAGATAAGAGAACCGCTGGACCTCGAGACGCTCGCTGCCACTTTTGA GTCTCCGGTTTATGGGTTGGTATTCCTTCAAAGTTACAGAAGTATGCGGCAGGTTTGGCTCCCGCGTCAGCCCGACGACAAATCAGATCTGTGGTTCTCCAGGCAGACGGCTACGAATGCGTGCGGGACCATTGCCCTCCTGAACATTGTCATGAATGCCAAAGATCTTGCTCTCGGGGGAAAGCTGAGCGAGTTCAAGGAGCAGTCCAAGGACTTGAGCCCCCCGTTCCGAGGCAACAAGGTCGCCACCAGCACCTTTATACGAGCTGCCCACAATATGCACAACAGCCGCCTTGACCTTCTAAATGCTGTTCTGGAGCTTGAACAAGACGCCATGCGGAACAAGCGGGCCCGGGCGGCCAAGAGGGCAAGGGGAAAGGCAGCATCTGCTAATAGAAGACGCAGTAGTGGTGCTTCTAGTGCAGCCTATCATTTTGTTGCTTTTGTGCCCATCGGTAACGGCATCTGGCTTTTTGATGGCTTGGACACGGAACCGGGATACATCTGCGACATTGAGAATCCCGACAACTGGTTAATAGACATTCAGTCGACTCTGGAAGAGTACATGAGAGGGCGGGAAACCGAGTGCAACCTCATGGCCCTCTGCGGGAACACCCTAACCGACAGCGACAATAGGGCTGCCAGCCGCCAAAACGATTTCGGACTGGCCATTCACGAGTGGATAAAAAGGTTGAGCGAGTCTGGTGCCCTTGACGAGCTCGTCGAGAATTAG
- a CDS encoding uncharacterized protein (COG:U; EggNog:ENOG503NU01; BUSCO:EOG092604ZZ) — MTGVGAFPQTPVAPRVGRARPTPFNNNLPPTLQHQPRRPPANPNPLPVAPQAGGAPPTANPPVIPLNILDAPTQRLYAVAVYAALLAWKLYDWAGVVEEDTESLWLFLKWVAIDCAFLFGLPELRIPWLELSQPFVISAFFIHAFIDWSLMFNLGFGWQGWIIGIVKMFYDRELAISEHNVKLSSITHNHSLIMGKQIINILPEGSAVLNPERHPLCLSSDQKTALIPMFFNATIPVEVELLRTDLETGHQESIKLGRVHLRDIERKAKKNSDLDDMQSVVHFEYPAKKPGAYQLGKVLDEYKLEVQRPGPPTFVVPCPKAWVGPTTTPGRCLADLSDLTLQVEGTPPLKITYSRAINGKDVSFHFQSLQPEGFTSPLGAIRPTSLVQDDDEDISWARPQRVPVSVNESMYASGKWQYSVDEVQDGFGNVVKYISPSEDPEGKAKPKELVQDFLVKERPILKLDGCDLRNPLRAARGDSKELPVKFGIGGTPDSTAHSLSWLFSPIDTLTDTGDHGDVVSVGTFNAKNARDKPRISAPGLYTLKSVSSGGCEGEVREPSSCLLLNPLEPKLSLRSEEIPDTCAGNSIGLQVDLHLIGTPPFILRYDIIENGKTRHADPVKIPGLRHQMELIPSVSGHHKYIFTHISDDVYKGVKLSGPEFTLEQDVKPQASAILQQTIGKKACLGDHVTADVMLLGDAPFTLEWEIIHDGKRKAHKATNIEGNEYQISTPPLTQGGEYTLALSSVQDKRGCRNFLKQELKISVRRQSPRAAFGQIEHKRKITGVEGSPLSLPLRLTGEGPWKVSYIKLNDDAATRQERTVRNDNGYLSVRERGTYQLVDVWDNQCHGVIDPKTSTFEVDWFSRPDMSVLLSHGVQRTETGYRLDNVCEGDVSGFEVGMKGTPPFSIEYEIRHKPPQGSASTAKKKFDVALRKESIQADTSKAGTYTYKFTALEDHLYNSDRNFKPVLVEQKVNSKPTAAFAKPGQTFKYCKSEQGAEEGIPVVLSGVPPFSLEVEIKHQSAALPEIYRTPVINSNTYEIQIPRHQLRLGTQNIRIRDVKDGSGCHSATANIGGPSIQVQLFEAPTIYPLETRTDYCVGERISYTLSGSPPFDVWYTFDGVERKAKSTTTNFRRVAESPGEFVITTISDKSSECKAPVNVAKTIHPMPAVKISRGKNARVDIHEGGEVEILFEFWGTPPFEFTYTRSTNAKKGQKSVVLETRHDISHEHSKVIRASQEGTYEVVAIKDKFCAFSTMGRDEKGDRKGQKKLGY; from the exons ATGACCGGCGTCGGTGCCTTTCCTCAGACCCCCGTGGCACCCCGAGTAGGGCGTGCCCGGCCAACTCCCTTCAACAACAATCTTCCGCcaaccctccaacaccagccCCGACGACCACCGGCAAACCCCAATCCGCTGCCCGTGGCTCCCCAAGCAGGCGGCGCACCCCCCACTGCCAACCCTCCCGTCATTCCATTAAACATCCTCGATGCCCCGACACAGCGTCTGTACGCGGTTGCCGTCTATGCTGCGCTCTTGGCATGGAAGCTCTACGACTGGGCCggcgtggtggaggaggacacCGAGTCCTTGTGGCTGTTTCTCAAATGGGTTGCCATAGATTGCGCCTTCTTGTTCGGCCTGCCAGAGCTTAGGATACCATGGCTGGAACTATCGCAGCCCTTCGTTATATCGGCCTTCTTTATTCACGCTTTCATTGACTGGTCCTTGATGTTCAACCTTGGG TTTGGTTGGCAGGGATGGATCATCGGAATTGTCAAGATGTTTTATGATCGCGAACTGGCTATTTCTGAGCACAACGTCAAGCTTTCCAGCATTACTCACAACCATTCGCTCATCATGGGCAAGCAAATCATCAACATTCTACCCGAGGGCTCAGCGGTGCTCAACCCCGAACGACACCCGCTCTGCTTGAGCAGTGACCAGAAGACCGCGCTCATCCCCATGTTTTTCAACGCTACCATTCCGGTCGAAGTCGAGCTGCTTCGCACCGATCTCGAAACGGGTCATCAAGAGTCCATCAAGCTCGGCAGAGTGCATCTTAGGGATATCGAACgaaaggccaagaagaataGCGACCTTGATGATATGCAGTCTGTGGTCCACTTTGAATATCCTGCCAAGAAGCCTGGCGCCTACCAACTCGGAAAAGTACTGGACGAGTACAAGTTGGAGGTGCAGCGTCCTGGTCCCCCAACCTTTGTTGTGCCTTGCCCAAAGGCTTGGGTTGGGCCCACGACAACCCCCGGAAGGTGTCTCGCTGATCTCTCGGATCTGACTCTTCAGGTGGAAGGTACTCCGCCCCTCAAGATCACTTACAGCCGTGCCATCAATGGCAAGGATGTCAGCTTTCACTTTCAGAGCTTACAGCCCGAGGGATTCACGAGTCCTCTCGGCGCCATACGGCCCACGAGTCTGGTgcaggatgacgatgaagacaTCTCCTGGGCCAGACCCCAGCGCGTTCCTGTCAGTGTCAACGAGTCCATGTACGCCAGCGGAAAGTGGCAGTACTCTGTTGACGAGGTCCAGGACGGATTTGGGAACGTTGTTAAGTACATTTCCCCTTCGGAAGATCCAGAGGGCAaagccaagcccaaggaACTGGTCCAGGACTTCCTCGTCAAAGAACGCCCAATCCTTAAACTTGATGGATGTGATCTGAGGAACCCGTTGAGGGCTGCCAGGGGTGACTCCAAGGAGCTGCCGGTCAAGTTTGGGATTGGCGGTACGCCTGATTCGACAGCGCACAGTCTGAGCTGGCTTTTCTCGCCCATAGACACCCTTACAGATACCGGAGATCACGGAGATGTGGTTTCGGTTGGCACCTTCAATGCTAAAAACGCCAGGGACAAACCAAGGATCTCTGCTCCCGGTCTTTACACTCTCAAGTCTGTATCTTCCGGTGGATGTGAGGGTGAAGTGCGGGAGCCATCCTCCTGCTTGCTTTTGAACCCTCTCGAACCAAAACTCTCACTGCGTTCAGAAGAAATTCCAGACACATGTGCTGGCAACTCGATCGGTCTCCAGGTGGACCTTCACTTGATTGGCACCCCACCGTTCATCCTTCGATACGATATCATTGAAAACGGAAAAACGAGACACGCGGACCCGGTTAAGATCCCTGGCCTGCGCCACCAGATGGAGTTGATCCCCAGCGTTTCCGGGCACCACAAGTACATCTTCACTCATATCAGTGACGATGTCTACAAGGGAGTCAAACTTTCGGGCCCAGAATTCACCCTGGAGCAGGATGTCAAGCCGCAGGCGAGCGCTATTCTCCAGCAGACCATTGGTAAAAAGGCTTGCTTGGGAGACCACGTGACGGCGGACGTCATGCTCCTGGGAGACGCACCCTTCACTTTGGAATGGGAAATCATCCACGATGGAAAGAGAAAGGCCCACAAGGCTACCAACATTGAAGGGAATGAGTACCAAATCTCGACGCCGCCTTTGACCCAGGGTGGCGAGTACACTCTGGCATTGAGCAGCGTGCAGGACAAGAGAGGCTGCCGCAACTTTTTGAAGCAAGAGCTGAAGATCTCGGTACGTCGCCAAAGCCCAAGGGCTGCGTTTGGCCAGATTGAGCACAAGCGCAAGATCACGGGCGTCGAGGGCTCGCCCCTTAGCCTGCCTTTGAGGCTCACTGGTGAGGGACCCTGGAAGGTCTCGTACATCAAGCTCAACGACGACGCGGCTACGCGCCAAGAGAGGACTGTCAGAAACGACAATGGTTATCTTTCGGTCCGGGAACGTGGTACCTACCAGCTTGTGGATGTTTGGGACAACCAATGCCATGGTGTTATTGACCCCAAGACCTCCACATTTGAGGTCGACTGGTTCTCTCGCCCCGACATGTCTGTGCTGCTCTCTCACGGCGTTCAGCGAACGGAGACTGGATACCGCCTGGATAATGTCTGCGAAGGTGATGTGTCTGGTTTCGAGGTGGGCATGAAGG GAACTCCCCCATTCTCGATTGAGTACGAGATTCGCCACAAGCCCCCTCAAGGATCAGCGTCTACTGCCAAGAAGAAGTTTGATGTCGCCTTGAGAAAGGAATCAATCCAAGCCGACACATCCAAGGCCGGCACATACACGTACAAGTTCACGGCGTTGGAAGACCACCTGTACAACAGCGATCGAAACTTCAAGCCCGTGCTCGTAGAGCAGAAGGTGAACAGCAAGCCCACGGCGGCATTTGCCAAACCTGGACAAACCTTCAAGTATTGCAAGTCCGAGCAGGGTGCGGAAGAAGGAATCCCTGTCGTCCTCTCAGGTGTGCCTCCATTTTCTCTGGAGGTCGAGATCAAGCACCAAAGCGCCGCCCTCCCCGAGATTTACCGGACCCCCGTCATCAACTCGAACACGTACGAAATCCAGATCCCTCGGCATCAGCTTCGCCTTGGTACCCAGAACATCCGCATCCGCGATGTCAAGGATGGCAGCGGCTGCCACTCGGCCACAGCCAACATTGGCGGTCCTTCGATACAGGTGCAGCTCTTTGAGGCGCCCACCATCTACCCGCTCGAGACACGCACCGACTACTGCGTGGGTGAGCGTATCTCATACACCTTGTCAGGCAGCCCACCATTCGACGTCTGGTATACCTTTGACGGCGTCGAGCGCAAAGCCAAGTCAACCACGACTAACTTCCGTCGCGTGGCCGAGTCGCCTGGTGAGTTTGTCATCACGACCATTTCAGACAAGTCGTCCGAGTGCAAGGCGCCTGTCAATGTGGCCAAGACGATCCACCCCATGCCGGCCGTCAAGATCAGCAGGGGCAAGAACGCTCGCGTTGATATCCACgaaggtggagaggtggagATTCTGTTCGAGTTCTGGGGCACGCCTCCGTTTGAGTTTACGTATACTCGTAGCACGAACGCGAAGAAGGGGCAGAAGAGTGTTGTGTTGGAGACGAGGCACGATATTAGCCACGAGCACAGCAAGGTCATCCGGGCGAGCCAGGAGGGTACGTACGAGGTTGTGGCCATCAAGGATAAGTTTTGCGCTTTTTCGACGATGGGGAGAGATGAGAAGGGTGATAGGAAGGGACAGAAGAAGTTGGGGTATTGA
- a CDS encoding uncharacterized protein (COG:S; EggNog:ENOG503NXJC): protein MESGEYVPGSVYFYAPNKGAAIFFAIAFAFSGFYHIYQCIHYKSWRLTGLYVFCAVLFAGGFVVRAWGAFGYTNLVKYIVSVCLIYGAPPLLELANYNILDRILYYAPYHSPIHPGQVITTFAFISAVIEALNGNGVSLTANQSLAPWRQDIGRALLKASLLIQVFVITLFILLAAIFHRRCYKSGMRNAKLYNPLYTLYISTALLFARTIFRVVEYWSIAEHDYWKPGFDPKSLSPAIRYESFFYVFEAMLMLINHVLLNVRHPRMWLPKSTKTYLSRADGATEIDGPGYKDGRPFWVTLVDPFDVHGLLGGRKKGGELWDGDGEQRMGKDGC, encoded by the exons ATGGAGTCAGGAGAATACG TCCCTGGCAGTGTGTACTTTTACGCCCCCAACAAGGGAGCtgccatcttcttcgccatAGCTTTTGCTTTCTCTGGCTTTTACCACATCTACCAGTGCAT CCACTACAAGAGCTGGCGCCTAACTGGCCTTTACGTCTTCTGCGCCGTCCTATTCGCCGGGGGCTTCGTCGTCCGCGCCTGGGGAGCCTTTGGCTACACTAACCTCGTCAAGTACATAGTCAGTGTTTGCCTCATCTACGGCGCACC ACCCCTCCTGGAGCTCGCAAACTACAACATACTCGACAGAATCCTCTACTATGCCCCCTACCactcccccatccaccccggCCAGGTAATCACCACCTTCGCCTTCATCTCCGCCGTCATCGAAGCCCTCAACGGCAACGGCGTCTCCCTAACAGCAAACCAATCCCTCGCCCCCTGGCGCCAAGACATCGGCCGCGCCCTCCTCAAAGcatccctcctcatccaagtcttcgtcatcaccctcttcatTCTCCTAGCAGCCATCTTCCACCGCCGCTGTTATAAGTCAGGGATGCGCAACGCCAAACTCTACAACCCGCTCTACACGCTCTACATCTCCACCGCGTTGCTCTTTGCAAGGACAATCTTCCGGGTGGTGGAGTACTGGTCCATCGCTGAGCATGATTACTGGAAGCCGGGGTTTGATCCCAAGAGTTTGAGCCCGGCGATCAGATATGAGAGTTTTTTTTATGTGTTTGAGGCGATGCTGATGTTGATTAATCATGTGCTGCTGAATGTAAGGCATCCGAGGATGTGGCTGCCAAAGAGCACAAAGACGTACTTGTCTAGGGCGGATGGGGCGACGGAGATTGACGGGCCGGGGTATAAGGACGGGAGGCCGTTTTGGGTGACGCTTGTTGATCCTTTTGATGTGCatgggttgttgggtgggaggaagaagggtggtgaactttgggatggggatggggaacaACGGATGGGGAAGgatgggtgttga